Proteins from a single region of Budorcas taxicolor isolate Tak-1 chromosome 7, Takin1.1, whole genome shotgun sequence:
- the FAM32A gene encoding protein FAM32A — MEAYEQVQKGPLKLKGVAELGVTKRKKKKKDKDKAKLLEAMGTSKKNEEEKRRGLDKRTPAQAAFEKMQEKRQMERILKKASKTHKQRVEDFNRHLDTLTEHYDIPKVSWTK; from the exons ATGGAGGCTTACGAGCAGGTCCAAAAGGGGCCCCTGAAGCTGAAAGGCGTCGCAGAGCTCGGAGTGACTAAGCG gaagaagaaaaagaaagacaaagacaagGCGAAACTCCTGGAAGCGATGGGAACGAGCAAAAAGAACGAGGAGGAGAAGCGGCGCGGACTGGACAAGCGGACACCGGCCCAAGCGGCATTCGAGAAGATGCAGGAGAAGCGG CAAATGGAAAGGATCCTGAAGAAAGCATCCAAAACTCACAAGCAGAGAGTAGAG GACTTCAACAGACACCTGGACACGCTCACGGAGCACTATGACATTCCCAAAGTCAGCTGGACCAAGTAG